In one Conger conger chromosome 5, fConCon1.1, whole genome shotgun sequence genomic region, the following are encoded:
- the LOC133128861 gene encoding uncharacterized protein LOC133128861 produces MKRCQGCDAAVEGTDPHTACVMCLGETHALAALTKVTCTACAALGAQELLRRASMHREDASWADFPEPFAMHSQEDRPNLRDGRVPSDTAHLEEALLTLANSSGDEDDDLLLHSSDLEMLPDYSLEPSGSVAIPTATDDVSAELRKNAGAILHLTQGLAQDFGRIMGWSVASLRHLWLANSALPEADKVPLLDAPVSLDARRSIEEQPGGRRDATTIASGKAWTKPFNPAAPRAHPPQSKAQKRSIGVLAGSESKLARTLRRPITDKHQVAGSNSTPPPLKSRASADSEARGTVCTAFNQKDGGVRPILDLRALNRHLVKRRFQMLTHKRVMSSISQGDWFTLVDLKDAYFHVNIVQRHWQYLRFAFLGRAYEFTKLPFGLSLAPRTFEMERIASLRGHACRFLPGRCISGITIMRLLGLMAAAIAVVPLGLLRMRPVQLWLKRMHFDPMRDRAKLFRIPQSVVRALSHWRDGRMLSVGVPMGAISTHVPVYTDASTKGWGAVCNGMMASGLWNPPLPHINVLEITAVWLALQRFEPLLRGRHVLIRSDNKATVAYVNRQGGTKCPHLHRLAVRIWTWAYPRVRSLRALYVPGQLNCGADLLSRGGPSPLEWCLHPLVVAEVWSRFGKAIVDLFASRQNAHCPLWFAMTATGSPPLGVDALAHCWPKGLLYAFPPFGLVPQVLAKAREERKPLILIAPDWPHKQWMADVALLLTDVPWRLPQRRDLL; encoded by the exons ATGAAGCGGTGCCAAGGGTGCGACGCAGCCGTGGAGGGTACGGACCCTCACACTGCTTGCGTTATGTGTCTCGGCGAGACCCATGCTCTCGCGGCCTTAACTAAGGTGACCTGCACCGCCTGCGCTGCACTCGGGGCGCAGGAGCTACTGCGCCGGGCAAGCATGCACCGCGAAGACGCCAGTTGGGCTGACTTCCCGGAGCCTTTTGCCATGCACTCTCAGGAGGACAGACCGAACCTGCGCGATGGCAGGGTTCCGTCTGACACGGCCCATCTGGAAGAGGCGCTCCTGACCCTCGCTAACAGCTCTGGGGACGAGGACGAcgacctccttctccactctagTGATCTGGAGATGCTTCCAGACTACAGTTTGGAGCCTTCCGGCTCTGTCGCTATCCCAACGGCGACGG ATGATGTTTCTGCCGAGCTGAGGAAGAACGCGGGCGCAATCCTGCACCTCACCCAGGGGTTGGCACAGGATTTTGGACGGATTATGGGCTGGAGTGTAGCCTCTCTCCGGCACTTATGGCTAGCGAACTCGGCACTCCCTGAAGCGGACAAGGTCCCCCTCCTCgatgccccagtctctctcgacg CCCGGCGCTCAATTGAGGAGCAGCCCGGTGGCCGTAGAGACGCTACCACTATTGCTAGCGGCAAGGCTTGGACGAAGCCGTTcaaccctgctgcacccagggctCACCCGCCTCAATCGAAAGCCCAGAAGC GCAGTATTGGAGTCCTCGCCGGCTCAGAATCGAAGCTGGCCAGGACTCTACGTCGGCCTATCACAGATAAGCACCAGGTCGCTGGCTCGAATTCGACCCCGCCCCCACTTAAGAGCCGGGCTTCTGCAGATTCAGAAGCCCGtggtacagtctgcactgctttcaaccaG AAAGACGGCGGTGTGAGACCAATACTGGACCTGCGAGCTCTGAACCGTCATTTGGTGAAACGACGTTTTCAGATGCTAACGCACAAGCGCGTAATGAGCTCAATCAGCCAAGGGGACTGGTTCACGCTCGTAGATTTAAAAGACGCTTACTTCCATGTGAACATTGTACAGCGCCATTGGCAGTACCTTCGTTTCGCTTTTCTGGGAAGAGCGTACGAATTTACCAAACTCCCATTCGGTCTGTCCCTGGCACCCCGCACCTTCGAAATG gagagaatTGCTTCCCTGAGAGGCCACGCTTGCCGATTTCTCCCAGGTCGCTGCATCAGTGGAATCACGATTATGCGCCTGTTGGGTTTAATGGCGGCAGCAATCGCCGTGGTTCCGTTGGGATTGCTACGCATGAGACCGGTGCAACTCTGGCTCAAGCGAATGCATTTCGATCCAATGAGAGACCGCGCAAAGCTGTTTCGCATTCCGCAGTCGGTTGTGAGAGCACTCTCGCACTGGCGAGATGGGCGAATGCTGAGTGTCGGTGTGCCAATGGGCGCTATCTCCACTCATGTCCCTGTATACACAGACGCCTCCaccaaggggtggggggcggtctgcaatggaatgatggcgagcgggttgtggaaccctcctctgcctcatatcaatgtgctggagatcacAGCAGTATGGCTTGCATTACAACGTTTCGAACCCCTTCTTCGGGGCAGACACGTTCTAATCAGAAGCGACAACAAAGCGACAGTCGCTTACGTAAACCGACAGGGCGGCACCAAATGTCCACATCTACACCGGCTGGCGGTGAGGATCTGGACTTGGGCATACCCGCGAGTTCGCTCCTTACGGGCGCTCTACGTCCCGGGGCAGCTGAACTGCGGCGCAGACCTCTTGTCTCGGGGCGGTCCCTCCCCCCTAGAGTGGTGTCTTCACCCACTCGTGGTAGCGGAGGTGTGGTCACGCTTTGGGAAAGCGATAGTGGATTTATTCGCCTCCCGACAGAATGCGCATTGCCCATTATGGTTTGCGATGACAGCAACCGGCTCGCCCCCACTGGGAGTGGACGCGCTAGCCCATTGCTGGCCCAAGGGCCTCCTTtatgccttccctccctttggtctggtaccgcaggtactagccaaagcgagagaggagaggaaacccctgattttgatcgcgccagattggccgcacaaacagtggatggccgatgtagccctgctgctgaccgacgtcccgtggcgacttccccagcgccgggacctcctg